The following coding sequences lie in one Pseudorasbora parva isolate DD20220531a chromosome 18, ASM2467924v1, whole genome shotgun sequence genomic window:
- the wdr73 gene encoding WD repeat-containing protein 73 codes for MDISSDEAEDWFMESLSTYKDLHVFQLEHPTKVIEWTGDKSICVAGYTGAKSEILELLLPLKLYAGDNQGLCAERDFKVQRGGFSEEPVECLIHIPRTRCVVTSGSSSSTLQIWDIGGDDNDVIKRTGVINLKSTSTTAIKIAPGLTDDPTVLHGSCISDVQLTEIATGRGLYTVGNESLDSVSGLQFVNAHAFLICASNGTLLMGDTRDPSTSHYPLEGSKSGLHWSFGLRTDGSQSEPSIAARLSSSAHVLLSDLRDLQSPICQTRLNIQHSPPNNEFLNVSWAPVLDSCLSVSGFDGTVHIYNTTDWSTEAQKPQPIFSHRGHEMSHDAKYSGSPAVITTHSWHQSRPNTLLSAATDGSLHVWDWVDKITDR; via the exons ATGGACATATCCTCCGATGAAGCAGAAGACTGGTTTATGGAGTCTCTAAGCAC ATACAAAGACCTGCATGTATTTCAACTGGAGCACCCGACAAAAGTTATAGAGTGGACGGGTGACAAAA GTATTTGTGTTGCTGGATACACTGGAGCAAAAAGTGAAATCTTAGAGTTACTTTTGCCTCTTAAGTTATATGCTGGCGACAACCAG GGTCTTTGTGCAGAAAGAGACTTCAAAGTACAGCGTGGTGGCTTTTCAGAGGAACCTGTTGAGTGTTTGATACATATACCTAGAACGAG GTGTGTGGTGACTAGTGGAAGTTCTAGTTCAACTTTGCAGATTTGGGATATTGGAGGCGATGATAATG ATGTTATAAAAAGGACTGGAGTCATAAACCTCAAGAGCACATCTACAACAGCCATTAAAATAGCACCTGGATTGACGGACGATCCAACAGTTCTTCATGGTTCTTGTATAAGTGATGTTCAACTGACAGAGATCGCAACAGGACGGGGTCTGTATACAGTAG GAAATGAGTCCTTAGATTCAGTGAGTGGCTTACAGTTTGTGAATGCTCATGCATTTCTCATTTGTGCGAGCAATGGCACTCTTCTCATGGGTGACACAAGAGATCCGTCAACTAGTCATTATCCTCTGGAAGGTAGTAAGAGTGGTTTGCACTGGTCATTCGGGTTAAGGACTGATGGCTCCCAGTCTGAACCTTCAATTGCAGCAAGACTGTCATCCTCCGCTCACGTTCTGCTGTCTGACCTAAGAGATTTACAGAGTCCAATTTGTCAAACCAGACTAAATATCCAACACAGTCCACCAAACAATGAGTTTCTGAATGTTTCTTGGGCTCCTGTTCTCGAcagctgtctgtctgtgtctg GGTTTGATGGAACAGTACACATTTATAACACAACAGATTGGAGCACAGAGGCCCAGAAGCCTCAGCCAATTTTTTCACACAGAGGTCATGAAATGTCACATGATGCAAAATACAGTGGCTCCCCAGCTGTTATCACCACCCATTCTTGGCATCAATCACGACCAAACACTCTTCTCTCAGCAGCTACAGATGGATCTCTACATGTATGGGACTGGGTGGACAAAATCACTGACAGATGA
- the defbl2 gene encoding beta-defensin-like 2, which translates to MKKLGMILFVTLLALFAAGNVHNAEEQIQNWTCGYGGLCRRFCFDQEYIVGHHACPRRYSQRFKWSRLCIALHSSHYRDNNSQ; encoded by the exons ATGAAGAAACTTGGCATGATTCTGTTTGTTACGTTGCTTGCACTTTTTGCAGCGGGGAATG tgcataaTGCTGAAGAGCAGATTCAGAATTGGACTTGTGGCTATGGAGGACTCTGCCGTCGGTTCTGTTTTGACCAAGAATACATTGTTGGTCACCATGCTTGTCCACGCAGATACAG TCAGAGGTTTAAGTGGAGCcggctttgcattgcattgcacagCAGCCACTATAGAGACAATAACAGCCAATGA